A genomic region of Fodinisporobacter ferrooxydans contains the following coding sequences:
- the fdhF gene encoding formate dehydrogenase subunit alpha has product MRIPSDQSVQTIEVMVDGTSIAVQADRNVLEAILQKREAFPHICYHPALGPIETCDTCIAEVDGKLVRTCSMQVRPGMNIQTVADRAQSTRMEALNRILRNHELYCTVCDNNNGNCVVHNTALMMGVEHQTYPFEPKPYEQDNSHPFYRYDPDQCILCGRCVEACQNLQVSEVLSIAWDRERPRVIWDEDVPINESSCVSCGHCVTVCPCNALMEKNMLGEAGFLTGIGPELWESMVHLVKEIEPGYGPIFTVSEIEAQMRESRIKKTKTVCTYCGVGCSFDIWTKDRKILKVEPQMEAPANQVSTCVKGKFGWDFVNSTERILQPLIRKGREFVPVTWEEALDYTAAKLREIKERDGADAIGYISSSKCTNEENYLMQKFARAVMGTNNIDNCSRYCQTPATEGLRRTFGLGGDTGSIEDIGSSELVIIVGANPAESHPVLSTRIRRAHKKHGQKLIVADLRKNDLAKRADLFLHPKPGTDLIWLSAVAKYIIDQNWHDKEFIEAHVNGFEEFVNWLKPYTLEYAEQQTGISKQQLIDTATMIHSVHSVCICWAMGVTQHIAGSETSTAICNLLLVTGNVGRRGTGAYPLRGHNNVQGAGDFGCAPLYLPGYERVDDPAVKAKYESVWNAKIPENPGLDNHHMVEKIHEGKLKAMYVMGEEMALVDSNSNHVQGAFEKLEFFIVQDIFFSKTAQFADVILPGCPSLEKDGTFTNTERRMQRLYKVFEPLGEAKPDWWILTELAKRLGVDWGYEHPAQILEEATALTELMAGVTYERLEGYKSLQWPVDKDGKDTPLLYTNGFPFSDGKAKLHIPVYHEPVLQPDEEYDLHLNNGRLLEHFHEGNLTYRVPGIRKKVPTTFVEVSPELARERGVETGSLVRIVSPYGAVKVRVEVTDRVQGKELYLPMNTPKDEEAVNYLTSSYHDAITHTPAYKELSVRMEVLQKEGPSPFVKGNFRLGNPQPKPGVMVEKKWQREDYIPLTDDGTATEIREPM; this is encoded by the coding sequence TTGCGAATACCGTCAGATCAATCCGTTCAAACAATTGAAGTCATGGTTGATGGGACATCTATCGCAGTACAAGCGGATCGTAATGTGCTGGAAGCGATTTTGCAGAAACGGGAAGCATTTCCGCACATCTGTTATCATCCGGCATTGGGACCGATTGAGACATGTGACACGTGTATTGCCGAAGTAGATGGCAAGCTTGTGCGAACATGTTCGATGCAGGTACGGCCGGGAATGAACATTCAAACGGTGGCGGATCGGGCACAATCAACAAGAATGGAAGCGCTGAACCGGATCCTGCGCAATCATGAATTGTATTGCACTGTCTGTGACAATAACAATGGAAATTGTGTCGTACACAATACGGCACTTATGATGGGTGTGGAACATCAAACATACCCGTTCGAACCAAAACCCTATGAACAGGACAATTCCCACCCGTTTTATCGGTATGATCCTGATCAATGCATTTTATGCGGACGCTGTGTAGAGGCTTGTCAAAATTTGCAGGTAAGTGAAGTTCTGTCGATTGCATGGGACAGAGAACGGCCACGGGTCATATGGGATGAAGATGTTCCGATCAATGAGTCTTCTTGCGTTTCCTGCGGACATTGTGTCACTGTCTGCCCTTGTAACGCATTGATGGAAAAAAACATGTTGGGGGAAGCTGGCTTCCTGACGGGGATCGGGCCCGAATTGTGGGAATCCATGGTGCATTTGGTGAAGGAGATCGAACCTGGGTATGGGCCGATTTTTACCGTTTCCGAGATTGAAGCACAGATGCGGGAATCCCGGATCAAGAAGACAAAAACCGTTTGTACATACTGTGGTGTCGGCTGTAGTTTTGATATTTGGACAAAGGATCGAAAAATTCTAAAAGTGGAACCGCAAATGGAGGCGCCTGCCAACCAAGTATCCACTTGTGTAAAAGGAAAGTTTGGCTGGGATTTTGTAAACAGTACGGAACGCATTTTACAACCCTTGATTCGGAAAGGCCGGGAATTTGTTCCCGTAACTTGGGAAGAAGCGTTGGACTATACAGCAGCCAAGCTGCGGGAAATTAAAGAAAGAGATGGCGCAGATGCCATCGGGTATATTTCCTCTTCCAAATGTACAAATGAGGAAAATTATTTAATGCAGAAATTTGCCCGTGCTGTCATGGGGACCAATAATATTGACAATTGTTCCCGGTACTGCCAAACACCTGCGACGGAAGGATTGCGGCGGACGTTTGGACTTGGCGGCGATACCGGATCGATCGAAGACATCGGGAGTTCTGAACTGGTGATAATCGTCGGCGCCAATCCGGCAGAATCCCACCCAGTGTTGTCTACGCGTATTCGCCGCGCACATAAAAAGCATGGCCAAAAGTTGATCGTGGCAGATTTGCGGAAAAACGATTTGGCCAAACGGGCGGATTTGTTTCTACACCCGAAGCCGGGGACAGATCTGATCTGGTTGTCCGCCGTTGCCAAATACATCATCGATCAAAATTGGCATGACAAAGAATTTATCGAAGCGCATGTCAATGGATTTGAGGAATTTGTAAATTGGCTGAAGCCTTATACGTTGGAATATGCAGAACAGCAAACAGGCATTTCAAAGCAGCAGCTCATCGATACGGCAACCATGATCCATTCGGTACATTCCGTATGCATTTGTTGGGCGATGGGTGTAACGCAACACATTGCCGGCAGCGAGACCAGTACGGCCATTTGCAATTTGCTGCTTGTGACAGGAAATGTCGGACGCAGGGGAACAGGCGCATATCCGTTGCGGGGGCATAACAACGTCCAGGGTGCCGGGGACTTTGGCTGTGCTCCACTGTATTTGCCGGGATACGAGCGAGTGGATGATCCTGCAGTCAAAGCAAAATACGAGTCGGTGTGGAACGCAAAAATCCCCGAGAATCCGGGATTGGACAACCATCACATGGTGGAAAAAATTCATGAAGGCAAACTGAAAGCCATGTATGTGATGGGTGAGGAGATGGCATTGGTCGACTCCAACTCCAATCATGTGCAAGGCGCCTTTGAAAAATTGGAATTTTTCATCGTACAGGATATTTTCTTCAGTAAAACGGCACAATTTGCCGATGTGATCCTTCCAGGATGCCCAAGTCTTGAAAAAGACGGGACATTTACAAATACGGAGCGGCGCATGCAACGGTTGTATAAAGTATTTGAACCATTGGGAGAAGCGAAACCGGATTGGTGGATTTTGACAGAGCTTGCAAAACGCTTGGGCGTCGATTGGGGATATGAGCATCCTGCGCAAATTCTGGAGGAAGCGACAGCATTGACGGAATTGATGGCTGGCGTGACGTATGAACGGCTGGAAGGATATAAAAGTTTGCAGTGGCCAGTGGACAAGGATGGGAAGGATACGCCTTTGTTGTATACAAACGGCTTTCCGTTCTCGGATGGCAAAGCGAAACTCCATATTCCCGTGTACCATGAGCCGGTATTGCAGCCGGATGAGGAGTATGATCTGCATCTGAATAACGGACGTTTGCTTGAGCATTTTCATGAGGGCAATCTTACGTATCGGGTACCGGGCATTCGCAAAAAGGTGCCTACCACATTTGTGGAGGTTTCCCCTGAATTGGCACGGGAAAGAGGTGTGGAAACAGGCTCGCTGGTACGCATTGTATCTCCGTATGGAGCGGTAAAAGTTCGCGTGGAAGTAACCGATCGCGTGCAGGGAAAAGAATTATATTTGCCGATGAATACACCGAAAGACGAAGAAGCGGTGAATTATTTAACGAGCAGTTATCATGATGCGATCACACACACACCGGCATATAAGGAACTGTCGGTGCGGATGGAAGTGTTGCAAAAAGAAGGTCCGTCACCTTTCGTAAAAGGCAATTTTCGCCTCGGCAATCCGCAACCGAAACCAGGCGTCATGGTGGAAAAGAAATGGCAGAGAGAGGATTATATACCGTTAACAGATGACGGCACAGCGACGGAGATCCGTGAGCCGATGTAA
- a CDS encoding quaternary amine ABC transporter ATP-binding protein gives MEPIITIRNVSKLFGSRQDEAIRLLESGASKDQILQKCGVTIALNHVNLNIQPGELFVIMGLSGSGKSTLLRCLNRLIDPSLGAIVIDGQNIVDMGKNELQRFRQKKMAMVFQKFALFPHRTVLENVAFGLEIQNVDKEQRLQVAREKLAAVGLEGWEEQYPQNLSGGMQQRVGLARALCSDPDILLMDEAFSALDPLIRDDMQSELLQLQQKLKKTIVFITHDLNEALRIGDRIALMKDGAVVQVGTPEEIITNPADEYVSRFVKGVDVTKVLVAKDVMKRPSPVLRLKEGPNVALRVLRDAGLSSGFVVDQERRLQGLIMADAVARAAANKVQSLAECPLEQTIQVAPDTSLEELVNLIVTTRYPLAVVDQHAVLQGLILKSSILEAIAEQGGREER, from the coding sequence GTGGAACCTATTATTACCATTCGCAATGTTTCAAAATTGTTTGGAAGTCGCCAGGATGAAGCGATCCGGCTGCTGGAGTCCGGGGCGTCCAAAGATCAGATATTACAAAAATGTGGCGTAACCATTGCATTGAATCATGTCAATTTGAACATTCAGCCAGGTGAACTGTTTGTCATCATGGGTTTGTCCGGCAGCGGGAAATCTACATTGTTGCGCTGTCTGAACCGACTGATCGACCCGTCGCTGGGGGCCATTGTGATTGATGGACAGAACATTGTCGATATGGGAAAAAACGAACTGCAGCGATTCCGGCAAAAAAAGATGGCCATGGTATTTCAAAAGTTTGCGCTTTTCCCACATCGAACGGTTTTGGAAAATGTGGCATTCGGGCTAGAAATACAAAATGTGGACAAAGAGCAGCGATTGCAAGTCGCCCGCGAAAAATTGGCGGCTGTCGGACTGGAGGGCTGGGAAGAGCAATACCCGCAGAATTTGAGCGGCGGTATGCAGCAGCGGGTCGGCTTGGCGCGGGCGTTGTGCAGCGACCCGGACATTTTGTTGATGGATGAGGCGTTTAGCGCACTGGATCCGTTGATTCGCGACGATATGCAGAGTGAGCTCTTGCAATTGCAGCAAAAGCTTAAAAAAACGATCGTCTTCATTACGCATGATCTCAATGAAGCGCTGCGCATCGGTGATCGGATCGCACTAATGAAAGACGGTGCGGTCGTACAAGTGGGGACACCGGAAGAAATTATTACAAATCCGGCTGATGAGTACGTATCCCGATTTGTCAAAGGCGTCGATGTCACCAAAGTGTTGGTGGCAAAAGACGTGATGAAACGCCCTTCGCCTGTTCTGCGTCTCAAGGAAGGGCCGAATGTAGCATTGCGGGTATTGCGGGATGCGGGTCTGTCCAGCGGATTTGTCGTGGATCAGGAACGGCGGTTGCAGGGATTGATCATGGCGGATGCAGTGGCACGGGCAGCGGCCAATAAAGTTCAGTCGTTGGCGGAATGCCCTCTTGAGCAGACGATTCAAGTGGCGCCGGATACCTCTCTTGAGGAATTGGTCAATCTGATCGTCACGACGCGCTATCCATTGGCTGTCGTTGATCAGCATGCTGTCTTGCAGGGGTTGATTTTAAAAAGCTCGATTTTGGAGGCCATTGCCGAACAAGGAGGCAGAGAAGAGAGATGA
- a CDS encoding ABC transporter permease, which produces MIPKLPLAHWINQFVNWLYNATGPFFEAIANVVKAIIEGIDQFVQWLPWWLVIVLFGVLAFRSGRWKLSIGTVVGLLFIYDLQLWRHMISTLVLVIVSSLLSLLIGLPLGIMTSKSERLHRIVTPLLDLMQTMPSFVYLVPVLMFFNIGVVPAIFATMVFAMPPSIRLTRLGILQVPKELVEASRSFGSTDWQLLRKVQLPLAMPTIKAGINQTIMLALSMVVIASMIGAGGLGADVMSALETVDVGKGFEAGISIVIIAIVLDRISQRLGNKRLSAKPKNKQAKRYENKKENPIIDNGYSYVK; this is translated from the coding sequence ATGATTCCAAAACTTCCATTAGCACATTGGATCAATCAGTTTGTGAATTGGCTGTATAATGCCACAGGGCCCTTTTTTGAGGCAATTGCAAATGTTGTAAAGGCGATCATTGAAGGGATTGACCAATTCGTTCAGTGGCTGCCCTGGTGGCTTGTCATTGTCTTATTTGGAGTGCTCGCATTTCGGTCCGGACGATGGAAACTTTCCATCGGAACGGTGGTTGGTTTGCTTTTTATCTACGATTTGCAGTTATGGAGGCATATGATTTCGACATTGGTGCTGGTCATTGTGTCATCCCTTTTATCGTTGTTGATTGGCTTGCCGTTAGGGATTATGACTTCAAAAAGCGAACGATTGCACCGGATCGTTACGCCTTTATTGGATCTTATGCAGACGATGCCGTCATTCGTATACCTGGTGCCGGTTCTGATGTTTTTTAACATCGGTGTGGTTCCGGCGATTTTCGCGACGATGGTATTTGCGATGCCGCCGTCGATCCGTTTGACGCGGCTCGGCATTTTGCAAGTGCCGAAAGAGTTGGTGGAGGCTTCACGCTCGTTTGGCTCTACCGATTGGCAGTTATTGCGCAAAGTACAGCTGCCGTTAGCAATGCCGACGATTAAAGCGGGCATCAATCAGACGATCATGTTGGCATTATCGATGGTAGTCATCGCATCGATGATCGGTGCGGGAGGTCTGGGAGCGGACGTTATGTCTGCACTTGAGACTGTCGATGTAGGAAAAGGATTTGAAGCAGGCATCAGTATCGTGATAATCGCTATTGTTTTAGATAGAATTTCACAGCGATTAGGTAATAAAAGGCTAAGTGCCAAACCAAAAAACAAGCAGGCCAAACGTTATGAGAACAAGAAAGAAAATCCAATTATTGATAACGGATATTCATACGTGAAGTGA
- a CDS encoding aldo/keto reductase encodes MGRSLTDTTRLHNGVHMPWFGLGVYKAEAGNEVEQAVQAALEVGYRSIDTAAFYQNEEGVGKALKESGVNREQVFVTTKVWNSDQGYESTLQAFEVSRKKLGLEYLDLYLVHWPVKGKYKDTWRALEKLYKDGFVRAIGVSNFQIHHLQDVMNESEIVPMVNQVEYHPYLTQKELQTFCREQQIQLEAWSPLMRGGELLGHSVVAELAQKYGKTPAQVVLRWDLQNEVVTIPKSVRAERIKENSQIFDFQLSQEDMLKIDALNQNKRIGPDPDNFNF; translated from the coding sequence ATGGGTAGAAGTTTAACAGATACGACCCGCTTGCATAATGGGGTACATATGCCTTGGTTCGGGCTTGGCGTGTATAAAGCCGAAGCAGGCAATGAAGTGGAGCAGGCAGTACAAGCTGCGCTGGAAGTGGGCTACCGCAGCATTGATACGGCAGCATTCTATCAGAACGAGGAAGGTGTCGGGAAAGCGCTGAAAGAGTCTGGCGTAAATCGGGAACAAGTATTTGTTACGACAAAAGTTTGGAACAGCGACCAGGGCTACGAATCCACATTGCAAGCGTTTGAAGTCAGCCGCAAAAAGCTCGGTCTGGAATACCTCGATCTTTATTTGGTTCATTGGCCGGTCAAAGGGAAATATAAAGATACATGGAGAGCATTGGAAAAACTGTACAAAGACGGATTTGTAAGGGCCATCGGTGTCAGCAATTTTCAAATTCATCACTTGCAAGATGTGATGAATGAAAGCGAAATCGTACCGATGGTCAATCAAGTGGAGTATCATCCGTATTTAACACAAAAAGAGCTGCAGACATTCTGCAGGGAGCAGCAAATTCAATTGGAAGCATGGAGTCCTTTGATGCGCGGCGGTGAACTGCTGGGCCATTCGGTCGTTGCGGAATTGGCGCAAAAATACGGTAAAACACCTGCACAAGTGGTTCTACGTTGGGATTTGCAAAATGAAGTTGTGACCATTCCGAAGTCGGTCCGTGCGGAGCGTATCAAGGAAAATTCGCAAATCTTCGATTTTCAGTTGTCCCAAGAGGACATGTTGAAGATCGATGCATTAAATCAAAACAAACGCATTGGACCAGATCCGGATAATTTTAACTTTTAA
- a CDS encoding glutamine--tRNA ligase/YqeY domain fusion protein — protein sequence MEHNSTSSNFIRNIVMEDIKSGKVKEIITRFPPEPNGYLHIGHAKSICLNFELADDFQGKTHLRFDDTNPVKEDAEFVESIKDDVKWLGFNWDHVYFASDYFEEMYSRAIVLIKKEKAYVCDLSAEEIRETRGTLTQPGKESPFRNRSVAENLELFERMRKGEFKDGEKVLRAKIDMTSPNLNLRDPVLYRISHAVHHNTGDTWCIYPMYDFAHPLEDAIEGVTHSICTLEFEDHRPLYDWVVQECEMEHQPKQYEFARLNLANTVMSKRKLKLLVDEKVVDGWDDPRMPTISGLRRRGYTPESIRNFCREIGVSKSNSTVDVKLLEHFIREDLKLKSPRTMAVLRPLKVVITNYPEGQVEYLDAEINPENPEMGTRSIPFSREIYIEQDDFMEEPPKKYFRLFPGNEVRLKHAYFITCNEVIKDEQGNIVELHCTYDPETKSGSGFTGRKVKGTIHWVDAQQAVAAEFRLYESLLSDEEQGEGTTFLNHINPDSLEILQGFVEPNMRESKAHDKFQFFRHGYFNVDPKDATKARVVFNRIVSLKSSFELPKS from the coding sequence TTGGAACATAACTCTACTTCGTCAAATTTTATTAGAAACATTGTTATGGAAGATATCAAAAGCGGAAAAGTCAAAGAGATCATTACTCGTTTTCCGCCGGAACCGAATGGATATTTGCATATTGGACATGCCAAATCGATTTGCTTAAATTTTGAATTGGCAGATGATTTTCAGGGCAAGACCCATTTGCGCTTTGATGATACCAATCCTGTCAAAGAAGATGCCGAGTTTGTCGAGTCAATCAAAGATGATGTGAAATGGCTGGGATTTAACTGGGATCATGTATATTTTGCATCGGATTATTTCGAAGAAATGTACAGCCGGGCAATTGTATTGATCAAGAAAGAAAAGGCGTACGTCTGCGACCTGTCTGCCGAAGAAATCCGGGAAACACGCGGAACGTTGACACAGCCCGGAAAAGAAAGTCCGTTTCGAAATCGCTCAGTTGCAGAGAACCTTGAATTATTTGAACGAATGCGCAAGGGTGAATTTAAGGACGGAGAAAAGGTTCTGCGGGCAAAAATCGATATGACATCACCCAATTTGAATTTACGGGATCCTGTGCTGTATCGAATTTCACATGCCGTACATCACAATACTGGGGATACGTGGTGCATTTACCCAATGTACGATTTTGCCCATCCCTTGGAAGATGCCATTGAGGGTGTAACACATTCGATTTGTACGCTCGAATTCGAAGACCATCGTCCGCTTTACGATTGGGTCGTACAGGAATGCGAAATGGAGCATCAGCCAAAACAATATGAGTTTGCACGGTTAAATCTTGCCAATACGGTCATGAGTAAGCGCAAATTGAAACTGTTGGTTGATGAAAAAGTTGTAGACGGATGGGACGATCCGCGCATGCCGACGATTTCCGGATTGCGCAGACGGGGATACACACCGGAATCCATTCGGAATTTCTGCAGAGAAATCGGAGTTTCCAAAAGCAATAGTACAGTTGATGTCAAATTGTTGGAGCATTTTATCCGGGAAGATCTGAAATTGAAGTCTCCGCGGACAATGGCTGTATTGCGCCCTTTAAAAGTGGTCATCACCAATTATCCGGAAGGGCAGGTAGAATATCTGGATGCAGAAATAAATCCTGAAAATCCGGAGATGGGAACACGAAGCATTCCGTTTTCCCGGGAAATTTATATCGAACAAGATGATTTTATGGAAGAACCGCCCAAAAAATATTTTCGATTGTTTCCAGGTAATGAGGTGCGCCTGAAACATGCGTACTTTATTACCTGTAATGAAGTGATAAAAGATGAGCAAGGCAATATCGTGGAACTGCATTGTACATATGACCCTGAGACCAAAAGCGGCAGCGGATTTACCGGAAGAAAAGTAAAAGGAACGATCCATTGGGTGGATGCACAACAGGCGGTGGCGGCGGAGTTTCGCTTGTATGAATCCTTGTTGTCGGATGAGGAGCAAGGGGAAGGAACTACATTTTTAAACCATATCAATCCGGATTCATTGGAGATCTTGCAAGGTTTCGTCGAACCGAATATGCGTGAATCAAAAGCGCATGACAAGTTTCAATTTTTCCGTCATGGGTACTTTAATGTCGACCCAAAAGATGCAACGAAAGCGAGGGTAGTGTTTAATCGCATCGTTTCCCTAAAAAGTTCTTTTGAGTTGCCAAAGTCTTAA
- a CDS encoding GbsR/MarR family transcriptional regulator, translating to MDETKLDQARSHYIQSLTETLELYGLSPSMGLLYGTMLFQDRPLTLDEMCQQTGMSKTSMSTGVRELSRLKLVKKKWERGVRKDLYEAEHDLIRAFIDYFVYLWEQEIEINKKGLVQTERTIRKLLASGELTEAENAEAQKDLEKVATAKIYYAWLHELSHFFQNDEVMKQIQVTEEMVKRLFP from the coding sequence ATGGATGAAACAAAGCTCGATCAAGCGCGAAGCCATTATATCCAATCGTTGACGGAGACGCTCGAATTATATGGATTAAGTCCTTCCATGGGGCTGTTGTATGGAACCATGTTGTTTCAGGATCGACCGTTGACTCTGGATGAAATGTGTCAGCAAACAGGAATGAGCAAGACGAGCATGAGTACAGGTGTGCGTGAATTGTCCCGTCTGAAGCTTGTCAAGAAAAAATGGGAAAGAGGCGTAAGGAAAGATCTGTACGAGGCTGAACATGATCTGATTCGAGCTTTCATCGACTATTTTGTATATTTGTGGGAGCAGGAGATTGAAATCAATAAAAAAGGCCTCGTTCAAACGGAACGGACCATTCGTAAGCTTTTGGCATCCGGAGAGCTGACTGAAGCAGAGAATGCAGAGGCACAAAAAGATTTGGAGAAAGTTGCAACTGCGAAAATATATTATGCTTGGCTTCATGAATTATCCCATTTTTTTCAGAACGATGAAGTGATGAAGCAAATTCAAGTCACTGAGGAAATGGTGAAACGGCTGTTTCCTTAA
- a CDS encoding DUF1641 domain-containing protein, whose protein sequence is MAQAITNIQTAPPEMEFFHTQDAAKKSMDQFVDAMAANAEALQEFVKCISLLHARGILPIVNALLDQGEGVMKILVDQAQQPQYATGIKNSIALLEILGSLDVSTIHTMLQAMTQVAEDTKKEEVHPMTIFRLLGSLKDPDIAAGLSYMLEVVKALGKDLRTRS, encoded by the coding sequence ATGGCACAAGCAATTACGAATATTCAAACGGCACCGCCGGAAATGGAATTTTTTCATACACAAGACGCAGCAAAGAAAAGCATGGATCAATTCGTGGATGCGATGGCAGCAAATGCAGAAGCGCTGCAGGAGTTTGTCAAATGTATCAGTTTGCTGCATGCTCGCGGGATTTTGCCGATTGTGAACGCGTTGCTGGATCAAGGGGAAGGTGTCATGAAAATTCTTGTCGATCAAGCACAGCAGCCGCAGTACGCGACCGGCATAAAAAATTCCATTGCACTGTTGGAAATCTTGGGATCCCTTGATGTATCAACCATTCATACCATGTTGCAAGCAATGACACAAGTGGCTGAAGATACAAAGAAGGAGGAAGTTCATCCGATGACCATTTTTCGGTTGTTGGGGTCATTAAAGGATCCCGATATCGCTGCGGGTCTATCATACATGTTGGAAGTGGTAAAAGCACTCGGCAAAGACTTGCGGACGAGAAGTTGA
- a CDS encoding type I-C CRISPR-associated protein Cas8c/Csd1 → MQKYYQYGRLFACLEVIEANGWLPSPTTLSVLYRQFEPSRFSYLLRNHRRKLNRMNSETAQILEQEMIKIFHALPVESFPIIQSFQQQKELSSGYYDQMVKLNQELVAVS, encoded by the coding sequence ATGCAAAAGTATTATCAGTACGGTCGGTTGTTTGCATGCTTGGAAGTAATTGAAGCAAATGGATGGCTGCCATCACCAACGACTTTGTCTGTGTTGTACAGACAATTTGAGCCAAGCCGGTTTTCGTATTTATTGCGAAATCATAGACGAAAATTAAATAGGATGAATTCCGAGACAGCTCAAATACTAGAGCAGGAGATGATAAAAATATTTCATGCATTGCCTGTGGAATCGTTTCCAATTATACAATCTTTTCAGCAGCAAAAGGAACTATCATCCGGCTACTATGATCAGATGGTAAAATTGAATCAGGAACTTGTGGCAGTTTCCTGA
- a CDS encoding formate/nitrite transporter family protein, translating to MAFHTPQRIAELTIDAGERKANLPIGTALILGFLAGAFIALGFLLDIRVSGDLSKQWGSFATFLGASVFPVGLVLVVLAGAELLTGNMMSLPMAYFAGRISFAKVFINWFWILISNFIGAIFVAYFFGHVVGLTEAGPFGLKTIAIAKAKLHDDFGQAFVSAIGCNWLVCLAVWLAYGADDFAGKILAIWFPIMAFVAIGFQHVVANMFVIPAAIFAGALTWADFFNNFVPVLLGNIVGGGVFVGLLYFFAYIQGVQK from the coding sequence ATGGCATTTCATACACCTCAGAGAATTGCCGAGTTAACGATTGATGCAGGAGAAAGAAAGGCGAATCTTCCAATAGGCACTGCTCTCATCTTAGGTTTTTTGGCAGGGGCATTTATTGCATTAGGATTTCTCTTGGATATTCGCGTCAGTGGGGATTTGTCTAAACAATGGGGCTCATTCGCCACATTTCTGGGCGCATCCGTATTCCCCGTCGGACTTGTATTGGTGGTTTTGGCAGGTGCGGAATTGCTCACAGGGAATATGATGTCATTGCCGATGGCATATTTTGCAGGCCGTATCAGTTTTGCCAAAGTATTTATCAATTGGTTTTGGATCTTGATCAGCAATTTTATCGGCGCGATTTTTGTCGCGTACTTTTTTGGGCATGTGGTTGGATTAACAGAAGCGGGACCGTTTGGACTAAAGACGATTGCAATTGCCAAAGCAAAATTGCATGACGATTTTGGACAAGCGTTTGTATCGGCAATCGGCTGCAACTGGCTGGTGTGCCTGGCCGTTTGGTTGGCTTATGGAGCCGATGATTTTGCAGGGAAAATTCTTGCCATCTGGTTTCCCATTATGGCATTTGTAGCCATCGGATTTCAACACGTTGTGGCAAATATGTTCGTCATACCTGCAGCGATCTTTGCAGGGGCATTGACATGGGCCGATTTTTTCAACAATTTTGTCCCCGTATTGCTCGGCAATATTGTCGGCGGCGGAGTGTTTGTCGGACTCCTTTACTTCTTTGCATATATTCAGGGTGTGCAAAAGTGA